The nucleotide window GTCATAatgattaaagtcccaagtgctttgcaacgCAACACCACTTGACACTtaggggctaatgtctgccaaagcaatttttaAATGTATAAATGACTCTTCTatgattaaagtcccaagtgttttacaagtaacaacgcttggcacttgggggctaatgcacgATATTCAGAAAGTTTATTCCCCTTAAGCCGGATAATAATATTAGTTTGGACTGATTCAAGACAGCTATGAAGTTAAGTACCGACTCATTCATGATGaattaagccggcccttggggactataGGTGAAATTATGTTAATCAGATAACTCCGGTTAAACATTCTAAACCGGACTTGGAAAAATCTAGGTCAAAACGTCAACATATATCACAAGCCTACAGATCATTCAAGTTTATCATAATCAGGAGACTTGGAGGGCTGGTAGAGCATATAAGTTAAGGAAAGCTGGAGATCATACCTCATATTTCAATTGCAGCTGTTTCACCATCTCAATTTCAGAGTCACAGCTAGAATGCACGTGACTAAGATAGCCAGATAGCACATCACTAGTGCTCAGGTGAGCATAGTGAGAGATGTCGAAGCGAACTTTCTACTTTTCCAAACCCTCTTGCTTGGCCGAGTGTCTGGCCAGTACCGTCGGATTTCCCGTTTCAACAAATCTACTACCAGTGATGAAAACATCACTTTTATAAGTCGTCGGCAGGTTAGTTGAGCTTGACGGTTCAACAGTGGATGGGTTGAGAATAGTTTCATCAACAGACGGCTCAGGAGGATCTATTTGAACATGGACAGcagggtcttctggtgcttcaggTTGTCCTGGGGTAGGAGTTGGCAGTGCCGGTTCAGCGGTTTCCAGGTTTTCAGTCGGTTTGATCACCTTGGCTTTCTTGGGTTTTGCTTGACCACTAAGAGGAATTTGATGAGTCAGTATAATTATATGGACATAAAGGTGCAGAAGAAGGATAATTatccttacccaggggcagtcttgaaagccgtaAATTGAGTTTGACAGGAATAACCAAAAGATCGAGAGACCTCCTACAAAAGTGAAATCACAGTTTAAAATAGCAAGGAAATAGATTCATTGATAAAAGCAAAAGTCAaaagaaacctcattctggcgtttccAAGGAGTTTTTGGTTAGCCGGAGGGCAGTTCATTGTCATCACTGGTCCGGGTGTGACGGTGGTTCTCGTGTTGCtattttttcaaaagaaaatgaggatccaaataagctaaagggtgtgaaaaccttactttccgggttaccagttgaggtttctgtcttggcaaaggttctgagttggaggaaatagttacctcttcctcTACTGCATAGCTAGACCCCGTGTCATCCTGACAatgatcagtgtcaataaggttgttaaaaagtAGGCCAAGAGactcaagggctacctccgactcagtaACATCAGCCAACTTGAACATATCAGAAGCAGTTTGTTTCTTCTTAGATTTTCGGGTTGTCTTCTTCGCGGCCATGGcggcggctctagccttcttAGCAGCTTTATGATCATATTTGGCCTTCCAAAAGTCAGATTTTGCCTGTAGGCAAATAACAGGTTGAAACATCATGCAAGCGCTTAACTATTAAAGAAAAAAAGGAATCAAGGGGATTTacctctggtgccgggttaagtttgcagaatgGGTTTAATCCTACTTTACTGCAG belongs to Triticum urartu cultivar G1812 chromosome 7, Tu2.1, whole genome shotgun sequence and includes:
- the LOC125524238 gene encoding uncharacterized protein LOC125524238 isoform X2, producing the protein MAAKKTTRKSKKKQTASDMFKLADVTESEDDTGSSYAVEEEVTISSNSEPLPRQKPQLVTRKEVSRSFGYSCQTQFTAFKTAPGGQAKPKKAKVIKPTENLETAEPALPTPTPGQPEAPEDPAVHVQIDPPEPSVDETILNPSTVEPSSSTNLPTTYKSDVFITGSRFVETGNPTVLARHSAKQEGLEK
- the LOC125524238 gene encoding uncharacterized protein LOC125524238 isoform X1, whose translation is MMFQPVICLQAKSDFWKAKYDHKAAKKARAAAMAAKKTTRKSKKKQTASDMFKLADVTESEDDTGSSYAVEEEVTISSNSEPLPRQKPQLVTRKEVSRSFGYSCQTQFTAFKTAPGGQAKPKKAKVIKPTENLETAEPALPTPTPGQPEAPEDPAVHVQIDPPEPSVDETILNPSTVEPSSSTNLPTTYKSDVFITGSRFVETGNPTVLARHSAKQEGLEK